One Podospora pseudopauciseta strain CBS 411.78 chromosome 4, whole genome shotgun sequence genomic window, CTACAGTTGAGCACAAATGGCAGTTAGCTTCAGGGTAGCAACAAGAGACAGTGAGAGGAGCCCTACTTCCAAATATGCCCGCGATTCCACCTAGAACTCGCCGGCTGGATAGGCAGCTTTGAACTCATGACGCGcaatggtggtgttgagtaTCCCCCACTCGTCGGTAAATTCGTTGATATGGAGCTTGTGCTCCTGGTTCTTGCCATCGGTGACAATGACAGGTTCCAAGCCTATCACGCCAGGATAGACtcccttggccttggctcTCCTAGCATATTTATCGAGCTCCTCGGGGAAGGCATAGCAGACCTGGGCAGTGGCATGGCCCAGCCTGCTCAGGTTGCGTAGGAGACAGACATTCGCCTTGTAGCCGCCCGAAGAAGGAGTCAGGCCATGGGCCGTCTGGACAAGCAGCAAGCGCATTCTTGGACCGCCCCCGGGGGTATATCCTTCAAGTTGAAGCTGAGGGTAATGCATTTGGGCTgatgggtgttgttgagaatGCGT contains:
- a CDS encoding hypothetical protein (COG:H; EggNog:ENOG503NYQI), whose product is MRLLLVQTAHGLTPSSGGYKANVCLLRNLSRLGHATAQVCYAFPEELDKYARRAKAKGVYPGVIGLEPVIVTDGKNQEHKLHINEFTDEWGILNTTIARHEFKAAYPAGEF